The genomic segment AGCGTTGGAGCGAGGCGGCTGCGAACGCCGACAGACGCTTCGCCGCTTCGATTCGTTGCCTCCCGGCGGGGCCGAGGGGGCATGCCGCCGCGCGGCGCTTCGAGGAGGTCTATCACGTCGAGGCGGACGGCGCCGTGCTCGTTCGACCCGACGGCCACATCGCGTGGCGCGCGCAACGTGCGGCTCGAGATCCCGAGGCCGAGCTCGCCGGAGCGCTCGAGGCGGTCCACCTTTGTTCGCGGGATTGACGCCCCGATGCCTGCCGCGGCATGAACTGTGCCGGCGTCGTTGCGATAATGCCGTCACGATCCACCGACGCAGGAGGCCGATCATGTGCGCGACGATCACGCTCGAAGACCGGCGGCGCCGAGCGCGTTCCGCGGCCCGCGCCGCGTTCTGGCTCGCCGGCACGCTCGCCGTGCTGCTCGGAAGCGGCCAGGCGCGTGCCCAGTCGGGGAGCGACGTCTTCACCGATGCGAATCGGAACGCGGCCGAGGCCATCGACGCCCGCGGCCTGCGCGAGGTCATCGCGGAGATCGCGAGCGATCGTTACGGCGGCCGCGCGCCGGGATCCGAAGGCGACGAGATGACGCAGGCGTATCTCGCGCGCGCGCTCGAGGAAATCGGCTTCGAGCCCGGCGGCGCGGACGGCTCGTGGCTCCAGCCGTTCGACCTCGTCGGCATCACCGCGATGCAGCCCCCGACATGGACGTTCTCGCGCGGCGGCGAAACGCTCGAGCTCTCGCAAGGCGACGAGTTCATCGTCGCGAGCGGCGTGCAGAGCGAGCACGCGGAGGTTGACGGGGCCGAGATCGTCTTCGTCGGCTACGGCATACAGGCGCCCGAATACGACTGGGACGATTTCAAGGACGCGGACCTCGAGGGCAAGGTCCTGCTGATTTTGAACAACGATCCGGATTGGGATCCGGAGCTGTTCGCCGGGCGCGAGCGCCTCTATTACGGCCGCTGGACCTACAAGTACGAGAGCGCCGCGCGCCAAGGCGCGGCCGGCGCCATCATCATCCACACGACGCCTTCGGCAGGGTATCCCTGGCAAGTCGTGCAGACCTCGTGGACCGGCACGCAGTACGAGCTGCCGGCCGGCGACGAGCCGCGAATGCAGATCGAGGCGTGGATCACCGAGCCCTCGGCCGAGCGTCTCGCCGCTCTCGGCGGCTTCGACCTCGCCGAGCTCGTCGAGCGCGCGAAGCAGCGCGACTTCGAGCCCGTGCCGCTCGGCGTGACGACCTCGATCGCGCTCGAGAATACGCTCGAGCGCACGTCGTCGGCGAACGTGCTGGGCGTCCTCCGCGGCAGCGGCCCGGAGCTTGCCGACGAGTACGTGATCTACACGGCGCACCACGATCACCTGGGCCGCGCGATGGACGCGGAAGAGGGCGGGGACACGATCTACAACGGCGCCCGCGACAATGCGAGCGGCGTCGCGATGCTGCTCGAGATCGGCCAGGCGTTCGCGGCGATGCCCGAGCCCCCGCGCCGCTCGATCATGCTGCTCTTCGTCGGCGCCGAGGAGCAGGGGCTGCTCGGGTCCGAGTATTTCGCCCTCCACCCGACCGTCCCGCCCGGGCGCATCGCCGCGAACGTGAACTACGACAGCGGCAACATTTGGGGCAAGACGAGCGACATCACGTTCGTCGGTCTCGGCAAGTCGACGCTCGATGCGGTCGCGCGCCAGGTCGCGGACTTCCAAGGCCGCGAGGTCAAGCCCGACGAGTTCATCGATCGGGGCTACTACTACCGCTCCGACCAGTTCAACTTCGCGAAGATCGGTGTCCCGGCGTTCTATTTCGACCCCGGCACCGATTTCGTCGGCCGGCCGGAAGGATGGGGCGTCGAGCGCGTCGAAGAATACACGAACGAGCACTACCACCAGCCGAGCGACGAGTTGACCGACGAGTGGAGCTTCGAGGGCATGGTCCAGGACGCCCGATTCGGCTTCTGGGCCGGCCTGGTTGTCGCGAACGCCGACGAGATGCCGCGCTGGAACCCCGGCGACGAGTTCGAAGCCGCCCGGAAGCGCGCCCTCGACGCTCTCGAGTAATGCGTTCGGTGCCGGACAGGAATTGCGTGCATCGAGTGCCGGACAGGGTTTCGCCTGCAGTCCATGCATTCGGAGCCGGGCACGAATTCGGCGAGGTGCCGAAAATGGATTCGGGGAAACGATGACGCGTCTGCGGCTGTACCAGGTCGACGCGTTCACGTCGCGGCGGTTCGCCGGCAATCCGGCCGCGGTCGTGCCCCTCGACGAGTGGCTCGACGACGGCCTGCTGCAGGCGATCGCCGCGGAGAACAACCTGTCCGAGACCGCGTTTTTCGTCCCCGGCGACCCGGCGTACCGGCTGCGCTGGTTCACGCCCACCGTGGAGGTGCAGCTCTGCGGCCACGCGACGCTGGCGAGCGCCTTCGTCCTGTTCACCGAGCTCGAGCCCGGGCGCACGGAGGTCCGCTTCGACACGGCGAGCGGGGAGCTCGGCGTGAGCCGGTTGGATGACGGACGGCTCGAGCTGCTGTTCCCCGCGTGGCGCCTCGAACGCGTGGCACCGCCGGACGCGCTGGTCGAGGGCCTCGGCGTCGAGCCGATCGAAGTGCTCGCCACGCCCGGTCGGGACTACCTGTTCGCGGTGCTCGAGAGCGAAGCGGCGGTCGCGGCCCTTGCGCCGGACCTGCACGCCTTGGCCGCCCTGCACCCGGCCGGCGTTGCCGCCACGGCACCGAGCGATCGCGCCGACATCGTCTGTCGATACTTCGCGCCGAGCCACGGCGTCGGCGAGGATCCGGGAACGGGCTCGATCCAGTGCGGCCTCGTGCCCTACTGGAGCGCGCGCCTCGGTAAGCCCGCGATTCGCACTCTTCAGCTCTCGCGCCGCGGCGCCGAGCTCTTCGGGGAGCTGCGCGGCGACCGTACGGCGATCTCCGGGCAGGTCGTGAAGTACCTCGAGGGCTGGATCGAGGTCTGACCGCGGCCGCGCGGGCTCAGCGCGCGTGGCACTCGTAAATCACGGGCACCTCGTTCCGCTCCGCATACGAGTGCGCGATGAACAACGCGTCCTCCCGCGACATCGCCTCGCGGTCGACGATCGTCGAGCAACGCCAACCGCCGTCCGGTCGGTAGCAGAGGTGCTCGATCGTGACGAGAACCGTGTCGCCGGGGGCGCGTCTCGGCGCCGACGCGGTGTGCAAGCGCAGGAAGTTCGACTCCGTATAAGTTTCCGTATCGCGGAGCTGCGGCTCGAGTCGCGTCATCTGCAGGGTTCAGCTCGAACGAAGGTGATCGTGATCCCGTCCTGCAAGGCCTGTGCCACGCCGCTCGGCGCACACGGGAAGGCCTCGCCGGCCGCGCTTATGTCAATGCCGCAGGTGACGCGGACCGGCGAAAACCGTCGCCGCCGGTCGCCCTCGGGTCGCGACGCCGTGAAGGCTCTCACAGCGGCAAAGCCGCCGTCGTGCTCAAATGCCCGACGGCTCCGTTCATCGGAGCTTTGCAGCGCAACCATCTCCGGCGTCGAAAAGGAGCGTAATGGCCGCTGGCAGGCGTGCGAGCGCGAGTACGCGATTCATCGATCAGTTTCTCCAGCAGGCATCGCATCGGCTGATCGGTTTGTTGCTCGGTCAGCTCGACGCGTTCAATCGAATCAGCGCGACTTTCGGCGAAGATCGATCGCAACGCTTCTGCAGCGACTACGTCGAGGGCATGAAAGCGCTGCTGCCGCCCGGCGCTCCGATCATCCGCCTCTCCGGTCGCCGCTTCATCGTGCTGTTGCCGCTCGACTCCGCCGGCGCCGTGCTCGATGCGGCGGCCCGGCTCACGGAGGACGATCGGGCGCGCGTGCAGGTCGGCGACGACAGCTTCGTCGTGGATCTCACCCTCGGCGTCGCGGTCTACCCGACGCACGCGGAAGACGCCGCCAGCCTTTTTCGCCGCGCCGAGCTCGCGCTGAAGGAGGCGCGCGAGAACGAGCTCGGGTTCGCGGTCTACAGCCCCGACTCGACCCGCCGGCAAACCGCGCTGTGGAAGCTCGAGAGCGATTTCGAGCGAGCCGTGCAGCAGGGCAAGCTCGACGTCTATTTCCAGCCGAAAATCGCCCTCGGCGACCGCCGCGTCCTCGGCGTCGAGGCGCTCGCGCGCTGGCGCTCGCCTTCGGGCACGTTCGTGCCGCCCCAGCAGTTCGTGCCGCTCGCCGAGCGCAGCGGCAGCATCGTGCCGATGACGTGGCTCGTGCTCGACAAGGTCCTCGAGACCGCGGCCACGTGGTCGCCCTTTGCGCCGTTCTCGATCGCGGTGAACGTCGCCCCGCAGGTCCTGACGCATCCGGACTTCTTCTCGCGCCTGCAGCACAGCGCCCGGTCTCTCGAGGAGTCGGGGCTCGGGCTCACGCTCGAGCTGACCGAGGAGAGCCTCGTGAGCGGAGACGGCGCGTCGATCCCGAGCCTCGAGCGCGTGCGCAAGCTCGGTATCGGTGTCGCGATCGACGATTTCGGCAAGGGCTACTCCTCGCTCAGCTACCTCAAGGAAATCCCCGCGACGGAGGTCAAGATCGACAAGCGGTTCGTCGCGACCGCGGCGACCGACGAGAAGGACCGCCACATCGTGCGCGTCATCGTCGAGCTCGCGCGCGCGTTCGGAATGACCGTCGTCGCCGAGGGCGTGGACAGCCCCTACAACCTCGAGACCGTCGCCGAGCTCGGCTGCGATGCCGCGCAAGGCTTCTTCATCGCGCGGCCGATGCGCGCCGGCGTCACCGGCGACTGGATCGCCCACCTCCAGCGGGAAGCGGCGCGCTGGCCGGCTTCGAGGCCGGCCGAGGAGGCGCCCGGCCCGGCCGCGTGACCGCCGCGGCCCGTCGGATGCCGCGGCGCCGCCGCAGCCCGCCTCGAGGGCGGGCTAAAATGAGCGCCCGTTTGGCCCGGCGGCGTGCGCGCCCGATGTCCCGATGAGCCTGTTGCTCGATCTCGGTTATTCGATCGCCCTGCTGCTCGCGTCGCCGTGGATTCTCTACCGGCTGCTGCGCACGGGCGGATGGCGCGGCTTCTCGTCGCGGTTCGGGTTCGGGCTCGGCGAGCCGGCTTCGGGCTCGATATGGCTGCACGGCTCCTCGGCCGGCGAGGTCTCGTTGCTGAAGCCTCTCGTCGCGATGCTCGAGGCCGACCGGCCGGGCGTGCCGCTGATCGTCTCGACCTATACGACGACGGGGCTCGCGGCGGCACGCAAGGCCTATCCGCGTCACCGCGTGACGCTGTTTCCGTTCGATCTTTCGGTCGTCGTTCGGCGCTTTCTCGAGCGCTTCGATCCCCGCATCGTCGTGATCGTCGAGTCGGAGTTCTGGCCGAACTTCCTTCTCGCGGCCGAGGCGCGCGGCGTGCCCGTCGTCGTGCTGAACGGCAAGATGTCGGAGAAGTCCTGCCGCGCGTACGCGCGGACCGGCGTGCTGCGGCGCGCGCTTCGCAGTGTCGCGCTCGTCGCGGTGCAAAGCGGCGAGCATGCGGAGCGGCTGCGCCGTCTGGGCGTCGCCCCGGAGCGCCTTCACGTCACCGGTAACATGAAATACGACCTCGCGCACACGGGCGCGGCGGACCAGTCGCGGCGCCGTCTGCGCGAGCGTCTCGGCTATGCGCCGGAGGATGTCGTCGTGATCGGCGGCAGTCTTCATCCGGGCGAGCACGAGGCCCTGCTCCGCGCCTTCAAGGCGCTCGACCCGGAGCGGCGCGCCGCCCTGATCGTCGTGCCGCGCTACCCGGAGGACGCCTCGGACGTGGAGCAGCACCTCGCGGCCGAAGGCCTGCGCGCGGTGCGCAAGACGCTGCTCGACTCCGGGGCCTGCCCCGCGCCCGGGCGGGGCGCCGTGCTCGTCGTCGACACCGTGGGCGAGCTCGGACTTCTCTACGCCGCGGCCGACGTCGCCTTCGTCGGCGGGAGCCTGTTCTATCGCGGCAGCAACAAGGGGGGCCACAACCTGATGGAGCCTGCCGTCCTCGGCGTGCCCGTTTTGTTCGGTCCGTACAACTTCAGCTTCAAGGAGACCGTCGAGGATCTGCTGCGGCACGACGCCGGCCTCCTGGTGCGGAACGCGGACGAGCTCTCCGCGGCGATCGCGGAGCTCGTCGCCGACGGCGAGCGAAGAAGGCGGCTCGGCGAGCGCGGTAAGCGCGTCGTTCTCGACGGGCAAGGCGCGACGCGGCGAAACTATGCGTTGCTGTCGCACATCATCGACGGTAACGGGCCGCGCTTGCAGGCCCCCGGCTTTGAACGCACAATGCCGCGAGCGAGCGGCCACCTGGATTCCCGATGAGCGAAAAGCACGTATTTGTCGGCGACATAGACTGCGGATCCGATGAGCTTTTCTTGATCTCGGGGCCGTGCGTCATCGAGCACGAACCGTTGATGATGCGCACCGCCGAGCGCCTCAAGGGCATCGCGGCGGAGCTCGGTCTGCCGCTCATCTTCAAGTCGTCGTTCTCGAAGGACAACCGCAGCTCGCTCGACTACTACCAGGGCCCGGGCCTCGAGGCCGGATTGAGAACGCTCGAGAAGATCAAGCGCGAGTTCGAGCTGCCGATCCTCACCGACATCCACTATCCGTCGCAGGCGGCGCCGGCTGCCGAGGTCGTCGACGTCCTCCAGATTCCGGCCTACCTCTGCATGCAGACCGAGCTCGTCGTCGCCGCCGCGAAGACCGGCGCCGTGATCAATATCAAGCACGGCCAGTTCATCGCCCCGGACAACATGGCGAAGCCCGTGCAGAAGATCGAGGCATCCGGCAACGACCGCATCATCCTCACCGAGCGCGGCTACACGTTCGGGTACAACGACCTCGTGGTCGATCCGCGCAGCTTTTATCTGCTCGCGCAGACCGGCTATCCGGTCGTCTTCGACATCACGCACACGATCAGGAAGTACGGCATCCCCAGCAAGGATCCGCGCGGCGGCACGCGCGAGTTCTTGACCGTGCTCGCACGGGCCGGCGTGGCCGCCGGCGTCGACGGCATCTTCATCGAGGCGCACCCGAACCCGCCCGAGGCGCTCTGCGATGCGGCCAGCCAATACGAGCTGGACCATCTCGCCGACTTCGTGCGGCCGCTGCTCGACATTCACGACATCGTTCGCTCTCGGGCGCATTGAGACCTTCATGGACCTTTATCTCGACTCCGTAGATTTCAAGGAAATCGAAGCGGCTTTCGATTTCGGCTTCGTAAAGGGGCTGACGACGACGCCGACGTTCATGCACCGTCACGGCATCACCGACATCGACGGCGCGATCGTGAAGCTCTCCGGGATGGTGCCGGAGCTTCAAGTCGAGGCCCTCGGCGATACGCCCGATGCGATCGTCGCCGAGGCCGAGCGAATTCTCGGGCTGGGGCTCGAGCGCGAGCCCGTGTTCAAGGTGCCGATCTCGAACGCCGGCGTGAAGGCGTGCCAGCGGCTGACGAACCGCGGCCACCGCGTGAACGTGCATCTGATCTACACGTTGAATCAGGCGTACATGGCGATGGAGGCCGGCGCCGCGTTCGTCTGCCCGCTCGCCGGGCGCCTCCAGGATCAGGGCCACGACGCGATCAAGCTGTTCGAGCAGTGCGTCGAGGTCGTCGAGGTGCACGGCTACGACACGAAGGTCATGTTCTCTTCCGTGCGCCATGCCGAGCACGTGCGCCAGGCGCTGCTCGCCGGCGTGCACGTCTGCACGGTGCCGTTCCTCGTGATGCAGCACCTCTGCGACAACTCGCTGACCGAGGTCGGCACGGCCCAGTTCAGGGAGCACACGCAGCTCATGACGGTGAAGGTCAAGGATCTGATTCGGGAGGAGAATCCGGTCTGCTCGCCGTCGGACACGCTGACTGCGGCGATGGTCGGCATGACGCAATCGCGCCTCGGCGCCGTCACCGTCGTCGACGAGTCGGGCGCCGTCGCGGGGGTCTTCACCGA from the Gammaproteobacteria bacterium genome contains:
- a CDS encoding M28 family peptidase codes for the protein MCATITLEDRRRRARSAARAAFWLAGTLAVLLGSGQARAQSGSDVFTDANRNAAEAIDARGLREVIAEIASDRYGGRAPGSEGDEMTQAYLARALEEIGFEPGGADGSWLQPFDLVGITAMQPPTWTFSRGGETLELSQGDEFIVASGVQSEHAEVDGAEIVFVGYGIQAPEYDWDDFKDADLEGKVLLILNNDPDWDPELFAGRERLYYGRWTYKYESAARQGAAGAIIIHTTPSAGYPWQVVQTSWTGTQYELPAGDEPRMQIEAWITEPSAERLAALGGFDLAELVERAKQRDFEPVPLGVTTSIALENTLERTSSANVLGVLRGSGPELADEYVIYTAHHDHLGRAMDAEEGGDTIYNGARDNASGVAMLLEIGQAFAAMPEPPRRSIMLLFVGAEEQGLLGSEYFALHPTVPPGRIAANVNYDSGNIWGKTSDITFVGLGKSTLDAVARQVADFQGREVKPDEFIDRGYYYRSDQFNFAKIGVPAFYFDPGTDFVGRPEGWGVERVEEYTNEHYHQPSDELTDEWSFEGMVQDARFGFWAGLVVANADEMPRWNPGDEFEAARKRALDALE
- a CDS encoding PhzF family phenazine biosynthesis protein — protein: MTRLRLYQVDAFTSRRFAGNPAAVVPLDEWLDDGLLQAIAAENNLSETAFFVPGDPAYRLRWFTPTVEVQLCGHATLASAFVLFTELEPGRTEVRFDTASGELGVSRLDDGRLELLFPAWRLERVAPPDALVEGLGVEPIEVLATPGRDYLFAVLESEAAVAALAPDLHALAALHPAGVAATAPSDRADIVCRYFAPSHGVGEDPGTGSIQCGLVPYWSARLGKPAIRTLQLSRRGAELFGELRGDRTAISGQVVKYLEGWIEV
- a CDS encoding GGDEF domain-containing phosphodiesterase, with translation MAAGRRASASTRFIDQFLQQASHRLIGLLLGQLDAFNRISATFGEDRSQRFCSDYVEGMKALLPPGAPIIRLSGRRFIVLLPLDSAGAVLDAAARLTEDDRARVQVGDDSFVVDLTLGVAVYPTHAEDAASLFRRAELALKEARENELGFAVYSPDSTRRQTALWKLESDFERAVQQGKLDVYFQPKIALGDRRVLGVEALARWRSPSGTFVPPQQFVPLAERSGSIVPMTWLVLDKVLETAATWSPFAPFSIAVNVAPQVLTHPDFFSRLQHSARSLEESGLGLTLELTEESLVSGDGASIPSLERVRKLGIGVAIDDFGKGYSSLSYLKEIPATEVKIDKRFVATAATDEKDRHIVRVIVELARAFGMTVVAEGVDSPYNLETVAELGCDAAQGFFIARPMRAGVTGDWIAHLQREAARWPASRPAEEAPGPAA
- a CDS encoding 3-deoxy-D-manno-octulosonic acid transferase translates to MSLLLDLGYSIALLLASPWILYRLLRTGGWRGFSSRFGFGLGEPASGSIWLHGSSAGEVSLLKPLVAMLEADRPGVPLIVSTYTTTGLAAARKAYPRHRVTLFPFDLSVVVRRFLERFDPRIVVIVESEFWPNFLLAAEARGVPVVVLNGKMSEKSCRAYARTGVLRRALRSVALVAVQSGEHAERLRRLGVAPERLHVTGNMKYDLAHTGAADQSRRRLRERLGYAPEDVVVIGGSLHPGEHEALLRAFKALDPERRAALIVVPRYPEDASDVEQHLAAEGLRAVRKTLLDSGACPAPGRGAVLVVDTVGELGLLYAAADVAFVGGSLFYRGSNKGGHNLMEPAVLGVPVLFGPYNFSFKETVEDLLRHDAGLLVRNADELSAAIAELVADGERRRRLGERGKRVVLDGQGATRRNYALLSHIIDGNGPRLQAPGFERTMPRASGHLDSR
- the kdsA gene encoding 3-deoxy-8-phosphooctulonate synthase, which codes for MSEKHVFVGDIDCGSDELFLISGPCVIEHEPLMMRTAERLKGIAAELGLPLIFKSSFSKDNRSSLDYYQGPGLEAGLRTLEKIKREFELPILTDIHYPSQAAPAAEVVDVLQIPAYLCMQTELVVAAAKTGAVINIKHGQFIAPDNMAKPVQKIEASGNDRIILTERGYTFGYNDLVVDPRSFYLLAQTGYPVVFDITHTIRKYGIPSKDPRGGTREFLTVLARAGVAAGVDGIFIEAHPNPPEALCDAASQYELDHLADFVRPLLDIHDIVRSRAH
- a CDS encoding transaldolase family protein gives rise to the protein MDLYLDSVDFKEIEAAFDFGFVKGLTTTPTFMHRHGITDIDGAIVKLSGMVPELQVEALGDTPDAIVAEAERILGLGLEREPVFKVPISNAGVKACQRLTNRGHRVNVHLIYTLNQAYMAMEAGAAFVCPLAGRLQDQGHDAIKLFEQCVEVVEVHGYDTKVMFSSVRHAEHVRQALLAGVHVCTVPFLVMQHLCDNSLTEVGTAQFREHTQLMTVKVKDLIREENPVCSPSDTLTAAMVGMTQSRLGAVTVVDESGAVAGVFTDGDLRRRLQKDGPSILDKTLGQIGFTKSPVTIGKESLLNEAVKLFKEFQVDSIVVVDDERPAGILDIQDLVRLGLLGPQR